ACCGGCAGCCGTTGCGCCGGGCCTGTGGGTATGAAAAACGATTCCGGCGCTGAGCTCATCTCGGTCGAGAAACTCGGCGCAGCCATCAAAAGCGACAAACGCCTCACCTGGGGTGGGGGCGGCTGGGTCGGGATGAAGTTCACCACCCCGGCAGACGGGCTGACCGTCAGCGAACTGGGTCTGTACAACATTCCCGGCAGCAGCGAGGAGCATGAGATTCGTATTTTCGACGCCGACACGGGCGATGATGTAGCCAAGGCGATTGTCAAACTGAAAGGCCAGCCGAAGCCGACGGGTTGGGTGTACGAGCCCATCATCGGCGGCAAGAAGACCCTCGTCGGCGGCCATGCCTATTACCTGATGACCTCCACGCTGGGCTGGAGCTACACTAAGAATGGTTACGCATCCGATCCCTGGTACGACGGCAACACCACGGTCAAGGCGGCGGGCGGGATCACGGTCAACGAGAGCGAATGGGGCAACTGGCACGCCGGATCGTTGTTCTCGATTGATCCAACCGGGGCCGGATTCACCCAGCAATACGGCTATTGGGAGGCCCGGGTCAAAATGCCCGCAGGCGGCGTGGGATTATGGCCGTCGTTCTGCCTGTACACTGCTAGCAGCAAGTCAGGCCTCAGTGAAGAGGTGGACATTTTTGAAGAATACGGCGGCGCGTACGACGCAGACAAAGACGGCGGCTTCGGGATGCGAAACGGCAACTGGGGTAAAGGCCCCAAGGCGGGGCACGCCAATGTCTGGCCTCCCGTTTCCAAGCCCTGGCTCAACTGGCACATCTACGGCTTCCTCGCCACCCCGACGAAGTGCGCCTTCTACGTGGATGGCGACAAGAAAGGGGAGTTTGACACGCCGACCGAATACCTCAACTCGCCCATGTACATAACATTGGAATACAACAACGGCGGGGGCTGGCCGATAACCGGACTCATCGCCAACTCGCACCTGGACGTGGACTGGGTCCGCGTCTGGGTGTTGCCCGACAAATAACCTTTTAAAATAATGTTCCTTATACTGCCCCAACTCACTTGAGCCACGGTGGAATTATTTGAATCCGAAAAGAGAGTATTGATCGCATGACAACACCATTGACCACGATTGACTCCGGCGTCCATCTCCTGCCGGGACTGTTTCAACACCGGGCTCAACTGACCCGGAACTATGTCGCAAGCTTGACCAACGAGGGCCTGCTCCAGAACTTCGAACTCGAGGCTGGCTTGAGAAAAATGTTCCATTTTCACTCCGATGCCTGTTTCCAAAAAGCACATTGGGGTTGGGAATCGCCCACCAGCGAGCTCCGCGGCCAATTCCTCGGCTGCTGGATGATGGCCGCCGCCCGTTTCGCGCAGCAAACCGACGATCCGATTTTCAAGCATAAGTTGGAGACCGTCATCGAGCGCCTCGCCCTATGTCAGAAACGCAACGGCGGGGAGTGGCTCAGTTCCTTCCCGGAAAAATTTATGCGCTGGCTGGCGGAGGGCACGCCGCCGTGGGTGCCCCATGGCGTCATCCACAAAACGTTGCTCGGACTGCGCGAAAGCTACTTGTTCTGCGGCAATGAAGAGGCGTTGGAAATGTCGAAAAAATTCGTCGCCTGGCTGCATCGCTGGTTCACTGCTCTCGACCAGGCCACGCGCGAGATGGTCCTGGATGTCGAGACCTGCGGCATGCTCGAGGAGTTGGCCCGGCTCTACGAGATCACGCGCGATCCCGCCCACTTGGAACTGGCCCGGCTTTACAGCCGCGAACGGTTCTGGAAGGAATTCCGGCCCGGCGCAGATCCCCTGACCAATCGCCACGCCAACACCACGATCGCCGAAGTTCACGGCGCAGCAGCGATGTACGAGGTCACCGGCGAGCAACGCTGGCGCGACATTACCGAAGCGTATTGGAAATGCGCCGTGACCGACCGCGGTACATTCTGCACCGGCGGACAAAATTCGGGCGAAATCTGGTGCCCGCCCCATGAGTTCGCAGCGCGCCTGGGCGACAAAAACCAGGAGCACTGCACCGTCTATAACATGATCCGCCTGGCCGACTACCTCTACCGCTGGACGGGCGAATCCACTTACGCCGATTACATTGAAAAAAATCTCTATAACGGAATCCTGGCCGGACAAAACGGCACGACTGGCATGGTCACCTATTATTTGCCGCTGGCCGCGGGTTCGAAGAAAAAATGGGGCCATCCGACGCGCGATTTCTGGTGCTGCCACTGCTCGCTCGTGCAAATCCACTCCCTCCTGCCTTCGTTCA
This region of Candidatus Methylacidiphilales bacterium genomic DNA includes:
- a CDS encoding glycoside hydrolase family 16 protein, giving the protein TGSRCAGPVGMKNDSGAELISVEKLGAAIKSDKRLTWGGGGWVGMKFTTPADGLTVSELGLYNIPGSSEEHEIRIFDADTGDDVAKAIVKLKGQPKPTGWVYEPIIGGKKTLVGGHAYYLMTSTLGWSYTKNGYASDPWYDGNTTVKAAGGITVNESEWGNWHAGSLFSIDPTGAGFTQQYGYWEARVKMPAGGVGLWPSFCLYTASSKSGLSEEVDIFEEYGGAYDADKDGGFGMRNGNWGKGPKAGHANVWPPVSKPWLNWHIYGFLATPTKCAFYVDGDKKGEFDTPTEYLNSPMYITLEYNNGGGWPITGLIANSHLDVDWVRVWVLPDK
- a CDS encoding glycoside hydrolase family 127 protein, coding for MTTPLTTIDSGVHLLPGLFQHRAQLTRNYVASLTNEGLLQNFELEAGLRKMFHFHSDACFQKAHWGWESPTSELRGQFLGCWMMAAARFAQQTDDPIFKHKLETVIERLALCQKRNGGEWLSSFPEKFMRWLAEGTPPWVPHGVIHKTLLGLRESYLFCGNEEALEMSKKFVAWLHRWFTALDQATREMVLDVETCGMLEELARLYEITRDPAHLELARLYSRERFWKEFRPGADPLTNRHANTTIAEVHGAAAMYEVTGEQRWRDITEAYWKCAVTDRGTFCTGGQNSGEIWCPPHEFAARLGDKNQEHCTVYNMIRLADYLYRWTGESTYADYIEKNLYNGILAGQNGTTGMVTYYLPLAAGSKKKWGHPTRDFWCCHCSLVQIHSLLPSFIYYASDKGIDIAQYIPSRVERNINGVKVEISQDWAITRGGCAVDNATIAGERHRPKSWSILFKVKCDRPAEWSLCLRIPDWVAGPVLLRENAGETVLVPNARGFVELRRTWDHAEFTLILPRTITLSAIPDEPETVAFLEGPVVLAAITEEERRIEIDPARPEAFLVPENERQWGQWNDTFRLKGQARGLRFKPLYDITDEAYAVYFPTMTRTTPTKDSS